A window of the Pelorhabdus rhamnosifermentans genome harbors these coding sequences:
- a CDS encoding group II intron maturase-specific domain-containing protein, whose amino-acid sequence MGRTEKFKQKLKKITGRSNAMSMEQRSIKLRQCIVGWVNYFGMAEMKVIAKALDEWLRRRIRMCFWKQWKKIGTKHDGLVKLGLDNHKAWEYANTRKGYWRIANSPILALTLTNGYLKKIGFVTISERYSLVH is encoded by the coding sequence ATGGGAAGGACCGAAAAATTCAAGCAAAAACTTAAGAAAATAACCGGGCGAAGCAATGCCATGAGCATGGAGCAAAGAAGTATAAAGCTTCGACAGTGTATCGTGGGATGGGTGAATTATTTTGGCATGGCCGAAATGAAGGTTATAGCCAAAGCATTGGATGAGTGGCTTCGAAGAAGGATACGAATGTGTTTCTGGAAACAGTGGAAGAAAATCGGCACAAAACACGATGGTCTTGTGAAACTTGGCCTAGACAACCACAAAGCGTGGGAATACGCCAACACAAGAAAGGGCTACTGGCGCATAGCCAATAGTCCAATCCTTGCACTGACGCTCACCAATGGATACCTAAAGAAAATTGGTTTTGTAACAATTAGTGAAAGATATTCATTAGTACATTAA
- a CDS encoding DUF6622 family protein → MLERIWQIAIHTPVWVYLLLIYLIIVGIKASKTRVTKLQRIFTIPTILAVMSVNTLMVTITVVDYLIVSSWIIAILIGILLGWWQVKRLGIRVDKKRLLIQIPGTWSTMYIIIAIFVTKYYFGYEQATDPIFAEQLGLKVSMLAVSGVCTGLFIGRLIGYLYHFKNSTEVY, encoded by the coding sequence ATGCTGGAGAGGATTTGGCAGATAGCAATACATACACCGGTGTGGGTTTATTTATTGTTGATATACCTAATTATTGTAGGCATAAAAGCTTCTAAAACGCGAGTTACTAAGTTGCAACGTATATTTACTATTCCTACTATTTTAGCAGTCATGTCAGTAAATACTTTAATGGTAACAATTACTGTTGTAGATTATCTCATTGTTAGTAGTTGGATAATTGCTATACTCATAGGAATTCTATTAGGGTGGTGGCAAGTGAAGCGTTTAGGTATAAGAGTTGATAAGAAACGCTTACTTATCCAAATTCCGGGGACCTGGAGTACAATGTATATTATAATTGCCATCTTTGTTACTAAGTACTATTTTGGATATGAACAAGCAACCGATCCAATATTTGCGGAGCAATTAGGACTAAAAGTCAGCATGCTAGCAGTATCCGGAGTGTGTACTGGTTTATTTATCGGAAGGTTAATTGGTTATCTTTATCATTTTAAGAACAGCACAGAAGTATATTGA
- a CDS encoding membrane-associated protease 1: MGFKLSVEGSDKIKLGVDVIRSVHVEVGTPSDSRAKSTDVAATMWVTGKIISTESTGTLKLFDWSLVPAQSSDAYRNVIVEVIANDLVVRRIPFSNAFVIDYNERFIDSTGVGEFALVLRQKADQLHQVKPTGGLALEDSALS, from the coding sequence ATGGGTTTTAAATTATCAGTTGAAGGATCGGACAAAATAAAATTAGGTGTAGATGTAATTCGCTCTGTACATGTGGAAGTAGGTACGCCCAGCGATTCAAGAGCTAAGTCTACTGATGTTGCTGCCACAATGTGGGTGACGGGTAAAATCATTTCTACTGAAAGTACGGGCACCTTAAAACTATTTGATTGGTCGTTAGTTCCAGCACAAAGTTCAGATGCCTATCGCAATGTAATCGTTGAAGTAATTGCCAATGATCTAGTTGTAAGGAGAATACCTTTTTCAAATGCTTTTGTCATCGATTATAATGAAAGATTTATTGATAGCACGGGTGTTGGTGAATTTGCATTGGTTTTAAGGCAGAAGGCAGATCAACTACATCAGGTGAAGCCTACAGGTGGTCTAGCATTAGAAGATTCAGCATTGAGCTAG